From one Gemmatimonadaceae bacterium genomic stretch:
- a CDS encoding tyrosine-type recombinase/integrase codes for MAKTPKLINGRGTLPLKKRFKGVGLIRKMSGTTDSKTYHRIVDTMDQLHNVGNFDALLAVKRGVLSPLELLEHVTKKGLTKVGDLQTNLELDSTLNKWLDKHDIKETTRKTYRGNLSRFLKSAPTGSLVKDIPALYQKYRDTCIADETKYMALAVRRILLSFTATTYGRNSDIYRDIQNVNPPKVEGKLKNDAVTVADIRLLMTCLPEHHARIVWHICLTGMRKSEFFETSEARWTVHTDRVSIQGSKNANSVRSVFKVEEIDKPSVGDLAFRRALTKALKDDRAKSLSHITPHTFRKCFARWMNEAGIFPAHQRWYMGHDAKSMTEFYQKHDVTPFLDADGKLFAAFLAASQT; via the coding sequence ATGGCGAAGACCCCGAAGCTCATCAACGGACGTGGGACACTCCCTTTGAAGAAACGATTCAAAGGTGTGGGTCTTATACGCAAGATGTCGGGGACGACCGATTCGAAGACGTACCACCGAATCGTGGATACGATGGATCAACTCCACAACGTAGGCAACTTCGACGCTCTGTTGGCCGTGAAGAGGGGTGTACTCTCCCCACTAGAACTTCTCGAACACGTTACGAAGAAAGGACTCACAAAAGTCGGAGACCTTCAGACCAACCTTGAACTCGACTCCACGCTCAACAAGTGGCTCGACAAGCACGACATCAAAGAGACGACACGGAAGACTTACCGGGGGAATTTGAGCCGATTCTTGAAGTCCGCCCCAACCGGCTCTCTGGTCAAGGACATTCCGGCTCTGTACCAGAAATACCGTGACACCTGTATCGCCGACGAGACCAAGTACATGGCGCTCGCGGTACGAAGGATTCTGCTGTCGTTCACCGCCACCACCTATGGGAGGAATAGTGACATCTACCGTGACATTCAGAACGTCAATCCGCCGAAGGTCGAAGGGAAGCTGAAGAACGACGCGGTGACCGTCGCGGATATCCGACTACTGATGACTTGCCTGCCGGAACATCACGCTCGGATCGTCTGGCACATATGCCTGACTGGAATGCGCAAGTCGGAGTTCTTCGAGACCTCAGAGGCACGCTGGACTGTTCACACAGATCGTGTCTCGATCCAAGGTAGCAAGAACGCGAACTCCGTGAGATCTGTCTTCAAGGTCGAAGAGATTGATAAGCCGAGTGTTGGCGATCTTGCATTTCGCCGAGCTCTCACAAAGGCCTTGAAGGACGATCGCGCCAAGTCACTTTCGCATATCACTCCCCACACCTTCAGGAAGTGCTTCGCTCGGTGGATGAATGAGGCCGGGATCTTTCCGGCTCATCAACGCTGGTACATGGGACACGATGCCAAATCCATGACAGAGTTCTATCAGAAGCACGATGTCACACCGTTCCTCGACGCGGATGGGAAGTTGTTTGCCGCGTTCCTAGCAGCCAGCCAGACGTGA
- a CDS encoding DNA cytosine methyltransferase: protein MTQKTRLFKLGELFSGPGGIGCAAHRSEIVTSEGTRFAIKHVWSNDYDQSSCDTFKKNIEIDPKQVFCEPVDQFVKRFADIPKIDCLSFGFPCNDFSNIGEKKGLKGTFGPLYEYGAHTIDHFKPKWFLAENVGGLTNSNEGKTFEKIVNRLRSAGDGYVLTVHLYKFEEYGVPQRRHRIVIVGMRKDLGLTFRVPKPTHTVKNWVTAREALEALPDVHSLPNSEITRQMGDVVERLTHIRPGENAWNANLPKRLQLNVKGARLSNIYRRLDPDKPAYTVTGSGGGGTHIYHYDEPRALTNRERARLQSFPDDYVFVGSKEQVRKQIGMAVPPLGARHILTAILKTFAGIPYPSVSPKWEEAIGEVE from the coding sequence ATGACGCAAAAGACACGACTGTTCAAGCTTGGAGAACTGTTTTCCGGGCCGGGAGGCATCGGTTGCGCAGCTCACCGTTCGGAGATCGTCACCTCAGAAGGCACACGCTTCGCAATCAAGCACGTATGGTCTAACGACTACGACCAATCATCGTGTGACACCTTCAAGAAGAACATCGAGATAGACCCGAAGCAGGTCTTCTGCGAGCCCGTTGATCAGTTCGTCAAGAGGTTCGCAGACATACCGAAGATAGACTGCCTATCGTTCGGCTTCCCCTGCAATGATTTCAGCAACATAGGTGAGAAGAAAGGACTTAAGGGGACCTTCGGTCCTTTGTACGAGTATGGCGCTCATACGATTGACCACTTCAAACCCAAGTGGTTCCTCGCGGAGAACGTGGGTGGACTCACGAATTCCAATGAGGGGAAGACGTTTGAGAAGATTGTGAACCGCCTACGATCTGCCGGAGACGGGTACGTCCTCACCGTTCATCTCTACAAGTTTGAAGAATACGGGGTTCCTCAGAGACGGCATCGTATCGTCATCGTCGGAATGAGAAAGGACCTTGGACTGACCTTCCGAGTTCCGAAACCGACGCACACAGTCAAGAACTGGGTTACGGCGAGAGAGGCTCTCGAAGCTCTGCCAGACGTTCACTCTCTCCCGAATAGTGAAATCACTCGACAGATGGGGGATGTCGTCGAGAGGCTGACACACATTCGACCGGGAGAAAATGCTTGGAACGCGAATCTCCCGAAACGACTTCAGTTGAATGTGAAAGGTGCTCGGCTGAGTAACATCTATCGTCGTCTTGATCCCGACAAACCCGCATACACGGTAACCGGGAGTGGTGGTGGTGGTACACACATCTATCACTACGACGAACCTCGAGCTCTCACGAACCGAGAACGGGCCCGCCTTCAATCTTTCCCGGACGACTACGTGTTTGTGGGGTCGAAGGAACAGGTTCGGAAACAGATTGGGATGGCCGTACCTCCGCTGGGGGCTCGTCACATTCTCACAGCGATCTTGAAGACATTCGCTGGTATCCCCTATCCGAGTGTTAGCCCTAAGTGGGAAGAAGCCATCGGCGAAGTCGAGTGA
- a CDS encoding restriction endonuclease PLD domain-containing protein, translating to MIISELYSRALIEPADAADRLYAVSGYASAAFARRHIKDLLDKGRVTEVNLIVGMPGQRNDHVAFKELHAEFAGKFKGYYYNRTPPVHSKVYGWYNGDKDVSGFAGSANYSQYGFFENQQRNQLSIEDPKLIKTLFDSLLADSIYIPLVVIEPPPGHPREGEEGVVQPGGLLWEVPDTRVRISFLSKDGTLPQVSGLNWGQRLERRVLPDGTETFLQREKNQTYLSLKGDSRKDGFLPPRAIRFTLVTDDGKSFDCVRAQDGDKAIHTTDDNSILGRYLRSRLGVPDGGVVTKEDLVRYGRTDFTIEKLDDETFLLDLSVKH from the coding sequence ATGATCATAAGTGAACTCTACTCCCGCGCTCTAATCGAACCTGCCGACGCTGCAGATCGCTTGTACGCGGTGAGTGGGTACGCTTCGGCCGCCTTTGCGCGCCGCCACATCAAGGACCTTCTCGATAAGGGTCGAGTCACTGAAGTGAACTTGATCGTTGGAATGCCTGGTCAAAGAAACGATCATGTCGCGTTCAAGGAACTTCACGCCGAGTTCGCAGGGAAGTTCAAGGGTTACTACTACAACAGGACACCGCCGGTACACTCGAAGGTTTATGGGTGGTACAACGGTGACAAGGACGTTTCAGGGTTCGCCGGCTCCGCGAACTACAGTCAGTACGGTTTCTTTGAGAATCAGCAACGCAATCAACTGAGTATTGAAGATCCGAAGCTGATCAAGACTCTGTTTGACAGTCTCCTCGCCGACTCGATCTACATCCCGCTAGTCGTCATCGAACCACCTCCGGGTCATCCTCGTGAGGGAGAAGAGGGTGTCGTCCAACCGGGGGGACTGCTGTGGGAGGTACCCGACACCCGGGTCCGGATTTCTTTTCTCTCAAAGGATGGGACTCTTCCTCAGGTATCAGGTTTGAACTGGGGACAACGACTAGAGAGGAGAGTTCTGCCGGACGGAACTGAGACGTTCCTACAACGCGAGAAGAATCAGACGTACTTGAGCCTGAAGGGTGACAGTCGAAAGGACGGTTTCCTCCCGCCTCGTGCCATTCGGTTCACGCTTGTTACGGACGATGGTAAGTCGTTTGACTGTGTTAGGGCTCAAGACGGAGATAAGGCAATTCACACAACGGACGACAACAGCATTCTCGGACGCTACCTCCGGTCTCGCCTCGGAGTACCGGACGGTGGAGTCGTCACGAAGGAAGATCTTGTCCGGTACGGACGGACTGACTTCACGATCGAGAAACTTGATGATGAGACGTTCTTACTCGACTTGTCAGTCAAGCACTAA